In a single window of the Limnochorda sp. L945t genome:
- a CDS encoding glycosyltransferase family 4 protein — protein sequence MRVLLVNTLYPPPTVGGAERSVRLLARGLAGAGHDVHVAAASSTPGRVTTEEEGVTVHRIPLFNAYWPFDPGRRPAHRKLAWHGLDTWNPVMARRLARIVEATRPDVVHTQNLAGFSVAAWEAVKRLGIPVVHTPRDYYLLCPRNTMYRHGRACARPCPDCRVYAWGRRRASAAVDAVVATSDFLLRLHEWLGYFPGASIREVVPNADEGPVDGPERPPLAGQDRPVRFGFLGRLEPAKGVEVLLRALHAVGVPGWEAWIAGRGSPEYLRRLQRLCPSTGVRFVGFVQPGWLLAQIDVLVVPSLWHEPFGRVVVEAYAHGVPVVAARRGALPELVEHGRTGWLFDPERPDELAALLARIVKDPSCLAPLARTAARARSRFGVATVTQAHLEIYDRLQSHDWLRPS from the coding sequence ATGAGAGTGCTCCTGGTCAATACCCTCTATCCTCCCCCCACGGTGGGGGGTGCTGAACGCTCCGTACGGCTGCTCGCTCGAGGGCTCGCCGGGGCCGGCCATGACGTCCACGTCGCCGCTGCCAGCTCAACCCCCGGCCGCGTGACGACCGAGGAGGAGGGGGTGACAGTCCACCGGATACCCCTGTTCAATGCCTACTGGCCGTTCGACCCGGGCAGGAGGCCCGCCCATCGGAAACTGGCCTGGCATGGCCTCGATACCTGGAATCCGGTGATGGCCCGCCGCCTTGCCCGGATTGTCGAGGCCACCCGGCCCGACGTGGTGCACACCCAAAACCTCGCGGGCTTCTCGGTGGCCGCCTGGGAAGCCGTGAAGCGCCTGGGGATCCCGGTGGTGCACACACCGCGGGACTACTACCTGCTCTGCCCCCGCAACACGATGTACCGGCACGGGCGGGCCTGCGCACGACCCTGCCCCGATTGCCGGGTGTACGCGTGGGGCAGGAGGAGGGCCTCCGCCGCGGTCGACGCCGTGGTGGCCACGAGTGACTTTCTCCTGAGGCTTCATGAATGGCTCGGGTACTTCCCCGGCGCCTCCATCCGGGAGGTGGTCCCCAACGCGGACGAGGGGCCCGTGGATGGACCAGAGCGGCCACCGCTCGCGGGACAGGACCGTCCCGTCCGTTTCGGTTTCCTCGGACGGCTGGAGCCTGCCAAGGGGGTGGAGGTGTTGCTGCGTGCTCTGCACGCAGTCGGTGTGCCGGGCTGGGAAGCGTGGATCGCCGGCAGGGGAAGCCCGGAGTATCTGCGGCGGCTACAACGACTCTGCCCTTCCACGGGCGTGCGGTTTGTCGGCTTCGTGCAGCCCGGATGGCTGCTCGCACAGATCGATGTCCTGGTGGTGCCCTCCCTGTGGCACGAGCCCTTTGGGAGGGTCGTGGTCGAAGCGTACGCGCATGGGGTCCCGGTGGTAGCAGCACGGCGTGGCGCGTTGCCGGAGCTGGTCGAGCACGGTCGTACCGGGTGGCTCTTCGATCCGGAGCGTCCGGATGAGCTGGCGGCGCTGCTCGCCCGGATCGTGAAGGACCCCTCCTGTCTGGCTCCCCTGGCTCGCACGGCCGCCCGGGCACGCTCGAGGTTCGGTGTCGCCACGGTGACACAGGCGCACCTGGAGATCTACGACCGGCTCCAGAGCCATGACTGGCTCCGGCCCTCATAG